The DNA segment atattaataacattatttcatgtagatttataatttttaatgtaataTGGTTTGTTTATGTTATTTCATGCAGCattttatttccttcaattttggattatgtaaatattgaatttaatagtTACATCTCTTATTATTCTCAATTTGTTAATATAGTGTTATTTAACATATGACACTGTACAATTATTGTGTTGCTTTTTTCTAATGTATTCTTTCTAGCAGATATGCTGCTTTTGTTGTTATTTCACATTTTCTCATTTCACTTCTTGTTAATTTTCTCTacttcaattgtttttttttatttgtcctAATGGTATGTTATCTTCTCTCTCATATGGAAAATTCTTATTCTATTTGTTTGGCAACaatgttattattatatattatgatcgtCATTATTTTAgatctttaaatatatttttgatggTTGTAACAATAAGAAATCGATAAAATACATATGTatcatatttttgttaaatatttgttaagaaCAGTTAAAAAGAACccaattattaaaagaaaatcttttcttttatattgatATGACTACACATGTATTTAACAAAGATGGTTTACACCATCTATTTTTGTTtcctgtaattttttttctcatcaaattgactatttttaatagattcattttattcttagaTGTACTAATTAATTTAGATCAATGATATGTAATAATCAGAAAATGAATGAATCATCTATCTAGGTGTAGAAATTAATCAATTTGGACAATTGCGTAAGAAGAAGCTAAGCATCCTCTCCGTCAACCTGTAATTAAAGCAACAACATAAACGTTCAAATATCTTTTTGTCAAACTTTTTACTATTGTAATTATATGCTTAAATAGAACAGTGAATTGTATATAAACTccatattttttattcactttttattatatttgatataacttttttaaatttataacctcttttaaatctatttgaattttttttatttatcttcttatttaacaactattttttttcgCGTTGTGCCCTTCCTAGTTAATATACAAGTAGGAAAATGCTTCTCCCACAGGAGAAGTACGATACTATGAGTGAAGATAACGATTCTatgcttttttatatttttaatggaattgttttgtaatgaaatttttatttttatttttcaaaatgtcTAACGGAATTTaagaaatgttttaaaaaaataaaaatacaatttacCCAATAGTGGTCCTACAAGCTTCCATACAAGTATTAGTCCATCTAAAAAGGCAAGGCACATGAATTTTTAtaggaaaaatgatttttacaagTCGCGCAATCCCTAtgtgaaaaagtgaaaaataaaacatatatatactttttagtGAAACTgacttttttttacaaaatgtcTGCGTTAGACTTGTCTATTTAAGACCGGTACGTGGCGTTActcattcaaaaataaaaatgcattaaaaaataaacgCTCCATCATCCATGAAAGTAGAAGTTATATTCCGAAGTACAACTTCATTGGTATATAATTGCATCTTTAACTATACAAAAGAATGTTAAGCCTTACATACAGAACCACATGAAAAGGCAAACTTCCAAGACTGGCCACTTGAACAAAAGCATTGAGCAAATGGAAGGGGGGGAAAAGGGACTAAGCAGCTTCAAGCTCAAGGTCTTTCGACTTATTCTCTCTCATTGATGCCATACGATTCTCAATTGCCGATTCCCCTGTTGTATTACCTGTAAGCTTAACATTTGACAAAGCATCACTCAAAGATTCAACAGAAACTTCTACTTGTCCTGTTGGACCATCAACCCTAGTTTTGGGGTTCAAAACTTGAAGTTTTCCACCTCCAACTTCCAACTCCAATTTCTTGAATTCCTCTTCaatatcttcatcttcaatATCATTGGATGATGGAATTGACTCTACAGCAGCCACGAGAGCCATTTAGATACAGAATTAAAGTAACAACATTGCCTAGATATTATGCACTACACCCAATCATTGGGCATCGATTACAACTTACAAAGACTTAAACCCacacagaggagagagagagagagagagagtacctaAAGCTTTGTCAACTTGCTTTTGTGACTCTATGCTCTCCTCGAGCTCTTGTAAACAAAATTCAACTTCGTCCAAATTGACCCTGTTCTCCTTTATTGCTTGAGCTCCAATTTGGATGGCTTCAGAGACCTGCCAACAGGAgacaactcaagattttcagcAACTCATAACAGGCTccaaaactccacttgacaaGGTCACAAAAAAAGCAAACTTTGTGAGGTTTCTCAGCCCttgtaaaaaaaacaaaatgttttTCTTCAATGAACTACCTTCTTCGTTGATTCAGCAGTCGCAATAACATTAAGGACTTCTTCCACTCTATTCAAAAGTGATGTACATTTTTCTCTACTCTGTGTGGCAAGTTTTAACTCCCTTGCATGCCGCAGTGCAACTGTCTTGTTCCCCGAACTCAAAGAAGCTATTGCTGATTTTCTGGACCTGCACAGAAAATTTATCAAGCTATAACACAGTTACACACTCAAAGAGACTCTACTGTCTCAAGTCCCCAATTACAACAGACACTCATATAGACGAAAGCATATGGGATGAAGATGTGGCAATCTCTAATCAAACCCTATTCTACTATGCATACGGCCAACCAACCCTCTTCAATCAAACAATTGGCACAATGAAAGGCATCCAGAATGCAAAAACCAATGATTACCAACAGTGATCACATGACTAATTTTGTATACAAGGTAACACAGAAGCTTCATGTTGGCCGGATTTACAAGGATGCTACCCATCTTCAATGTTTTCAAATATTACAGATGTGATTTGGTACATCAATTTATGAgcaactacaattgtgatggcTTGAACCTAAAGCAATAAAGTTAAGTTCAGAGGTAGTTACATTTCACATCGTCGGTCAATCACGTCAAGTTGTTGCTGAAGCCTTTCTGTCGTAGTAACCAGGTGCAAAACATCATAATCTAAATTTGAGGTGTTAGAAACCGGTGCTGGTGACAGTGAAAATTTTATGCCCTGCAAAAACAGACTCACATCTCCcgacattgaaaaaaaaaaaaaaaaattgaaaggccATCCGCTTAACTCCAGATAACATATTTGCACAACAacgaaaaaaatgtaaaagaagAGCTTATATTCCAAAAATACTTTCACCATGATATTCAATAAACTCAACAAAACTAACACGAAAATGCTAGTACCTCTAGGAATCCCCTCTTATGGATGGAGAGGTAGCGTGCTTTCCCAGTTTCTGACAGGTGAGACAAGACCGCAGATGCTTCATTCGGGCCTCCGCAAATGTCCTGGAACTTCTTCATGGTTACAATGCATGAACAAGTCCAGTGACTTTCACACAACTGTTTCACAACTTCAACAGCTCTTTCCTTAACAGGCGAAAAAAGTTAGCATCCGATATAACATCGTACTCTTAAACTAAGACAAGATGCAGTGATATACACCTTCGAGAGAGTGTTAAGTACAAGATGATCTTGTAACAGAGCCGGTAAGGATGGCATGGGGGAGGCTCTGATAAGCGTCAAGTTTCTTCTAACTTTTCTCAAGAGAAGTGACAGTGTGCCACTCGTTGTTGGGTCCTCAAGATCACCCAACCGTACAAGTTCACCTTCTCTGTACATTTCCAGCTGCAACAACCAACCACCAAAAGTAGCACTTTAACATCACATGAAACTGGAGTGAAATTGATAGTATTGGTAAGTGAAGAAAAAGATATATACTAAGAGCAAAGAGGTAAATAATCTCACCAAAACTTCGTCGAGGCATAAAGGGGTCAAGCCGCCGCGATTGAACCAAATGTTCCTGATGTCGTGAGGCCGGACGATCACAAGGCGAAGATGGCGAGCGACATTCAGAATCAGATTCTTCCAGAACTGGTATTTCGGTTCCCAATCTGATCTCTGGCCACTAAATGCCTTGAACCGAGCAGTGGCCACCGCTTCGTCATCATCCCAATCGCT comes from the Carya illinoinensis cultivar Pawnee chromosome 8, C.illinoinensisPawnee_v1, whole genome shotgun sequence genome and includes:
- the LOC122274328 gene encoding charged multivesicular body protein 7, with product MERERVREFIKKEVSDWDDDEAVATARFKAFSGQRSDWEPKYQFWKNLILNVARHLRLVIVRPHDIRNIWFNRGGLTPLCLDEVLLEMYREGELVRLGDLEDPTTSGTLSLLLRKVRRNLTLIRASPMPSLPALLQDHLVLNTLSKERAVEVVKQLCESHWTCSCIVTMKKFQDICGGPNEASAVLSHLSETGKARYLSIHKRGFLEGIKFSLSPAPVSNTSNLDYDVLHLVTTTERLQQQLDVIDRRCEMSRKSAIASLSSGNKTVALRHARELKLATQSREKCTSLLNRVEEVLNVIATAESTKKVSEAIQIGAQAIKENRVNLDEVEFCLQELEESIESQKQVDKALESIPSSNDIEDEDIEEEFKKLELEVGGGKLQVLNPKTRVDGPTGQVEVSVESLSDALSNVKLTGNTTGESAIENRMASMRENKSKDLELEAA